Proteins from a genomic interval of Arachis hypogaea cultivar Tifrunner chromosome 10, arahy.Tifrunner.gnm2.J5K5, whole genome shotgun sequence:
- the LOC112716058 gene encoding uncharacterized protein, translated as MLSIPSFMSIASLYEIYLRRCFTAAGLLSQSIAVDDETTIHFWGPTSKSPNKACLVLIHGFGPMAIWQWRKQVQFFAPHFNVYVPDLVFFGGSTTRSSERSEKFQAAAVVKLVEKEVVADEESKKKKVHVIGTSYGGFVAYQVARMMGVERVGKVVIASSGVNMRKKDNLALLERAGLERIEDLMMPAKPQHFRKLMALSLSRRLHYLPDFFLADFINKLYSDNRKEKMELLKGVSLGREEALNISPLQQEVLIVWGEHDRIFPVQMARELREVIGKKASLEVIKDASHVPQIEKAAEFNNIILNFLKGCT; from the exons ATGCTCTCAATCCCATCATTCATGAGCATCGCCTCCCTATACGAAATCTACCTCCGCCGCTGCTTCACGGCGGCAGGCCTCTTGTCTCAGTCAATCGCGGTGGACGACGAAACTactatccacttctggggccccaCCAGCAAATCCCCAAACAAGGCATGCCTTGTTCTCATACACGGTTTCGGTCCCATGGCCATATGGCAATGGCGGAAACAAGTGCAGTTCTTCGCGCCTCACTTCAACGTGTACGTGCCGGACCTGGTGTTCTTCGGAGGGTCCACGACGAGGAGCAGTGAGAGGAGCGAGAAGTTTCAGGCGGCGGCGGTGGTGAAGCTGGTGGAGAaagaggtggtggcggatgaggagagtaagaagaagaaggtgcacgTGATAGGCACGAGCTACGGGGGATTTGTGGCGTACCAAGTGGCAAGGATGATGGGGGTGGAGAGAGTGGGCAAAGTGGTAATTGCAAGCTCGGGAGTGAATATGAGGAAGAAGGATAACTTGGCGCTTTTGGAGAGGGCGGGACTTGAGAGAATTGAGGACCTCATGATGCCAGCTAAGCCTCAACATTTCCGAAAATTGATGGCTTTGTCTCTCTCTAGGCGTCTCCATTATCTACCTGATTTCTTCCTCGCTGATTTCATCAAT AAACTGTACTCAGACaatagaaaggagaagatggagcttctaaAAGGAGTATCTCTGGGAAGGGAAGAAGCCTTGAACATTTCACCCCTCCAACAG GAGGTTCTCATAGTATGGGGGGAACATGATCGTATATTTCCCGTGCAGATGGCCAGAGAACTCAGAGA GGTAATTGGTAAGAAGGCAAGTTTGGAGGTTATCAAGGACGCATCCCATGTCCCTCAAATTGAAAAAGCAGCAGAATTCAACAACATTATCCTTAATTTCTTAAAGGGCTGTACTTGA
- the LOC140175517 gene encoding protein FAR1-RELATED SEQUENCE 5-like, whose protein sequence is MLKMEYTSHGEKFCIEDESDCVGDVVSLDAEEFDVEKLDPSGQDDLSDYENVFGLTAAEIENKVFRTEERAYEFYMRFGKWHGFGVRKGDYGKDDDRNLIRRRFFCNRAGLRDEKHYNRLNRKKCHKPEKESSNWKIQKVVLERNHELVVKCMVHLISKFRRVLGAAKDQLDGMQSYGLPTSKIFGYMVGITGGYSLLGFTKKDAYNYLDPDKAHKNCRWGCKFCHCLF, encoded by the exons ATGTTGAAG atggaATACACTAGTCATGGCGAGAAATTCTGCATAGAGGATGAAAGTGATTGTGTTGGCGACGTAGTCAGTTTAGATGCGgaagaatttgatgttgagaaatTGGATCCAAGTGGCCAAGATGACCTGTCGGATTATGAAAATGTATTTGGTCTTACTGCAGCTGAAATAGAGAACAAAGTTTTCAGAACGGAGGAACGTGCTTATGAATTCTAtatgaggtttgggaagtggCATGGGTTTGGTGTACGCAAGGGAGACTATGGGAAGGATGACGACAGAAATCTAATTAGGAGGAGATTCTTTTGCAATAGAGCTGGGTTAAGGGATGAAAAGCACTACAACAGATTGAATAGAAAAAAATGTCATAAGCCTGAGAAAGAAAGTTCAAATTGGAAGATTCAGAAAGTCGTCCTCGAGCGCAACCATGAGTTAGTAGTTAAGTGTATGGTACACTTGATTTCTAAGTTCCGTCGGGTTTTAGGTGCGGCAAAGGATCAGCTAGATGGTATGCAAAGTTATGGGCTACCTACGTCAAAGATATTTGGGTACATGGTAGGGATTACTGGAGGGTATTCACTATTGGGTTTCACAAAGAAGGATGCTTATAACTACCTTGACCCAGACAAAGCGCACAAGAATTGCAGATGGGGATGCAAATTCTGTCATTGTTTATTTTGA